The Deinococcus sonorensis KR-87 genome includes a window with the following:
- a CDS encoding MerR family transcriptional regulator, translating to MTAATAIGYSIREAALELGVSVHTLRYYEREGLLSVPRLDSAQRRYGPQELERLRFLLALRGTGMSMALIRRYMRLVGQGDGTVAERRALLLEHQQAVTEQIRTLQHDLGAIRRKLEIYDRLTGRTEGVN from the coding sequence GTGACGGCAGCAACAGCAATCGGCTACAGCATCCGGGAGGCAGCCCTTGAGCTGGGCGTCAGCGTGCATACCCTGCGCTACTACGAGCGCGAGGGCCTGCTGAGCGTACCGCGCCTGGACAGCGCCCAGCGCCGCTACGGTCCACAGGAGCTGGAGCGGCTGCGTTTTCTGCTGGCGTTGCGCGGCACCGGCATGTCCATGGCCCTGATCCGGCGCTACATGCGGCTGGTCGGCCAGGGCGACGGGACCGTGGCGGAGCGCCGCGCCCTGCTGCTGGAACACCAGCAGGCCGTCACCGAGCAGATCCGCACCCTCCAGCACGACCTGGGGGCCATCCGGCGCAAGCTGGAGATCTACGACCGCCTTACCGGGCGGACCGAGGGAGTGAACTGA
- a CDS encoding aldo/keto reductase, whose translation MDTITLGRQGLEVSRLGLGCMGMSEFYGASDDAENLRVFETALDGGVTFFDTADMYGPFVNEELVGRALRPVRDRVIIATKFANMRGQDGSFLGINGRPEYVHQAVEGSLKRLGIETIDLYYQHRVDPNVPIEETVGAMAELVQQGKVRYLGLSEATPEQIRRAHSVHPITALQTEYSLWSRDPEGEILPTIRELGIGFVPYSPLGRGFLTGQIKSPDDFEPNDFRRHNPRFQGENFQKNLQVVTAIEELARQKGVSTAQLALAWVLAQGPQDFAPIPGTKRVKYLQENLGALQVQLSEDELRHLDEIAPKGVTAGERYAPRR comes from the coding sequence ATGGATACCATCACACTGGGACGGCAGGGTCTGGAAGTCAGCCGGCTGGGGCTGGGCTGCATGGGCATGAGCGAGTTCTACGGCGCCTCGGACGACGCCGAGAACCTGCGGGTCTTTGAGACCGCGCTGGACGGCGGCGTCACCTTCTTCGACACTGCCGACATGTACGGCCCCTTCGTCAACGAGGAGCTGGTGGGCCGGGCGCTGAGACCAGTCCGCGACCGGGTCATCATCGCCACCAAGTTCGCCAACATGCGCGGTCAGGACGGCAGTTTCCTGGGTATCAACGGGCGGCCCGAGTACGTGCATCAGGCGGTGGAGGGCAGCCTGAAGCGGCTGGGGATCGAGACCATCGACCTGTACTACCAGCACCGGGTAGACCCCAACGTGCCGATCGAGGAGACGGTGGGCGCGATGGCCGAACTGGTACAGCAGGGCAAGGTGCGTTACCTGGGGCTCAGCGAGGCCACCCCCGAGCAGATCCGGCGGGCGCACAGCGTTCACCCGATCACCGCGCTGCAGACCGAATATTCCCTGTGGAGCCGGGACCCGGAAGGCGAGATCCTGCCCACCATCCGTGAGCTGGGCATCGGGTTCGTGCCGTACAGCCCGCTGGGACGCGGCTTCCTGACCGGGCAGATCAAGTCGCCGGACGACTTCGAGCCGAACGACTTCCGCCGCCACAACCCGCGCTTCCAGGGCGAGAACTTCCAGAAGAACCTGCAGGTGGTCACGGCCATCGAGGAACTGGCCCGGCAGAAGGGCGTGAGCACCGCGCAGCTGGCGCTGGCGTGGGTGCTGGCCCAGGGGCCGCAGGACTTCGCCCCGATTCCCGGCACCAAGCGCGTGAAGTACCTGCAGGAGAACCTGGGCGCGCTGCAGGTGCAGCTGAGCGAGGACGAGCTGCGTCACCTGGACGAGATCGCGCCCAAGGGCGTCACGGCCGGCGAGCGCTACGCCCCGAGACGGTAA
- a CDS encoding AAA family ATPase, whose translation MKRVLITGMSGTGKSSVIQALSGRGLSALDTDTDDWSVWQTGEDGPDWVWREDRMARLLAAPPGDPLFVSGCKSNQGQFYDRFEAVVLLTAPLELLLERVAARTTNPYGRSAEERQQITDHVRWVEPLLRRRATLELDTSILTVPQVVDRLLALADLPA comes from the coding sequence ATGAAGCGGGTGCTGATCACCGGCATGTCCGGCACCGGCAAGTCGTCGGTGATCCAGGCGCTGTCCGGGCGTGGCCTGAGCGCCCTGGACACCGACACCGACGACTGGAGCGTGTGGCAGACCGGCGAGGACGGCCCCGACTGGGTCTGGCGCGAGGACCGCATGGCCCGGCTGCTGGCCGCGCCGCCCGGAGACCCCCTGTTCGTGAGCGGCTGCAAGAGCAACCAGGGGCAGTTCTACGACCGCTTCGAGGCGGTGGTGCTGCTGACGGCCCCGCTGGAGCTGCTGCTGGAGCGGGTGGCCGCCCGCACCACCAACCCCTACGGCAGGAGCGCTGAGGAGCGGCAGCAGATCACCGACCACGTCCGCTGGGTGGAGCCGCTGCTACGCCGCCGGGCCACACTGGAGCTGGACACCTCCATCCTGACGGTGCCGCAAGTGGTGGACCGGCTGCTGGCCCTGGCGGACCTGCCCGCCTAG
- a CDS encoding pyridoxal phosphate-dependent aminotransferase has translation MTEAALPSPLLGGVRDAVRATPAYPFTPIDAPIKLDQNESPEDFPAELKRLAAERMLAREWNRYPDLHADTLRHRIAEYEGWDPEGVVVTPGSNVIIKLLTEVGGIGQRVLLSQPNFSVYVLEGQLLGAALTQVPLRPDFGLDVPAMQRELRAGGPGVLYLPQPHAPTGFLDSAADLRAVVEAAGDEWLVVIDEAYHQYSGSDFRTLVRERPNRLSLRTFSKAWGLAGLRLGYALTSPELASNLQKVTSAFNVNALTQAALEVALEHPAYVQERARQTVQERGRVLAALQDLKVLHAHPSQANFFLLRTPDPDRAYRFLLERGLLVRRQDKQPMLQGCLRVSIGTPEQNDRLIQAVLELDRA, from the coding sequence ATGACCGAGGCTGCCCTTCCCTCCCCCCTGCTGGGCGGCGTGCGCGACGCGGTGCGCGCCACGCCCGCCTATCCGTTCACCCCGATTGACGCTCCCATCAAGCTGGATCAGAACGAGAGCCCCGAGGACTTCCCGGCCGAGCTGAAGCGGCTGGCCGCAGAGCGGATGCTGGCCCGCGAGTGGAACCGCTACCCGGACCTGCACGCCGACACGCTGCGCCACCGCATCGCCGAGTACGAGGGCTGGGACCCGGAGGGCGTGGTGGTCACGCCCGGCAGCAACGTCATCATCAAACTGCTCACCGAGGTGGGCGGCATCGGGCAGCGGGTGCTGCTCAGCCAGCCGAACTTCTCGGTGTACGTGTTGGAAGGTCAGCTGCTGGGCGCGGCCCTGACGCAGGTGCCGCTGCGGCCCGACTTCGGCCTGGACGTGCCGGCCATGCAGCGCGAACTGCGGGCCGGCGGCCCCGGCGTGCTGTACCTGCCGCAGCCGCACGCGCCCACCGGGTTCCTGGACAGCGCCGCCGACCTGCGCGCGGTGGTGGAGGCCGCCGGCGACGAGTGGCTGGTGGTGATTGACGAGGCGTACCACCAGTACTCCGGCAGCGACTTCCGGACCCTGGTGCGCGAGCGGCCCAACCGGCTGAGTCTGCGCACCTTCAGCAAGGCCTGGGGGCTGGCCGGGCTGCGGCTGGGCTACGCGCTGACCAGCCCGGAGCTGGCCAGCAACCTGCAGAAGGTGACCAGCGCCTTCAACGTGAACGCGCTGACCCAGGCGGCGCTGGAGGTGGCGCTGGAACACCCGGCATACGTGCAGGAGCGCGCCCGTCAGACGGTGCAGGAGCGAGGGCGGGTGCTGGCGGCGCTGCAGGACCTGAAGGTGCTGCACGCCCACCCCAGTCAGGCGAACTTCTTCCTGCTGCGTACCCCGGACCCGGACCGCGCCTACCGCTTCCTGCTGGAGCGGGGGCTGCTGGTGCGCCGCCAGGACAAGCAGCCGATGCTTCAGGGCTGCCTCCGCGTGAGCATTGGCACGCCGGAGCAGAACGACCGGCTGATTCAGGCGGTGCTGGAGCTGGACCGGGCCTAG
- a CDS encoding TetR/AcrR family transcriptional regulator, producing MPRTPDAETTPLKTRREQIYEVAGQLFSERGYHGTSMRDLAARLGIQGGSLYAHIASKEELLVELVERAAHQFDEALFSLSAADLPPEAKLREAMRRHLEVVAQNMDSATVFFHEWKHLSPPAYQRVTAWRDTIDHFYRELIQEGIRSGDFRADLDVKMSAYLVLSAVNWAYTWYRPGGSLTPGQVVDQFGQMLLDGLRSQP from the coding sequence ATGCCCAGAACCCCAGACGCCGAGACCACACCGCTCAAGACCCGCCGCGAACAGATCTACGAGGTGGCCGGGCAGCTGTTCAGCGAGCGCGGCTACCACGGCACCAGCATGCGCGATCTGGCCGCCCGGCTGGGCATTCAGGGCGGCAGCCTCTATGCCCACATCGCCAGCAAGGAGGAGCTGCTGGTGGAACTGGTGGAACGGGCCGCCCATCAGTTCGACGAGGCGCTGTTCAGCCTGAGCGCCGCCGACCTGCCGCCGGAAGCCAAGCTGCGCGAAGCGATGCGCCGGCACCTGGAGGTGGTGGCGCAGAACATGGACAGCGCCACCGTGTTCTTCCACGAGTGGAAGCACCTGAGCCCGCCCGCCTACCAGCGCGTGACCGCCTGGCGCGACACCATTGACCACTTCTACCGCGAGCTGATTCAGGAGGGCATCCGGAGTGGCGACTTCCGCGCCGACCTGGACGTCAAGATGAGCGCCTATCTGGTGCTGAGCGCCGTGAACTGGGCCTACACCTGGTACCGTCCCGGAGGCTCGCTGACGCCGGGGCAGGTGGTGGACCAGTTCGGGCAGATGCTGCTGGACGGCCTGAGGAGCCAGCCATGA
- a CDS encoding NADPH:quinone oxidoreductase family protein, translating into MDAVVCRAWGPPESLTVETLPDPVPEAGEVVLQVRAAGVNFPDVLIVQGKYQMKPELPFTPGSEVAGVVTAVGEGVRHLKPGDHAMAFLNVGGFATHAKAPASMVLPMPEGLDFDTAAAFTLAYGTSYHAVVDRARLQAGETMLVLGAAGGVGLAAIEIGKRLGARVIAAASTPEKLAICREHGADETIDYSREDLRARLKALTGGQGPDVIYDPVGGPYAEPAFRSIGWGGRYLVVGFAAGDIPSLPLNLALLKGASLVGVFWGEFARRDPRANLANLQTMLGWIRDGSLRPLISARYPLSAVPQALNDMAERRVTGKVVIIP; encoded by the coding sequence ATGGACGCAGTGGTGTGCAGGGCCTGGGGACCGCCGGAGTCGCTGACCGTGGAGACGTTGCCGGACCCGGTGCCGGAAGCCGGCGAAGTGGTGCTGCAGGTGCGGGCCGCCGGGGTCAACTTTCCGGACGTGCTGATCGTGCAGGGCAAGTACCAGATGAAGCCGGAGCTGCCGTTCACCCCCGGCTCGGAGGTGGCCGGCGTGGTCACGGCGGTGGGCGAGGGCGTGCGGCACCTGAAGCCGGGCGACCACGCCATGGCCTTCCTGAACGTGGGCGGCTTCGCCACCCATGCCAAGGCCCCGGCCAGCATGGTGCTGCCGATGCCGGAGGGCCTGGACTTCGACACGGCCGCCGCCTTCACGCTCGCCTACGGCACGTCGTACCACGCGGTGGTGGACCGGGCGCGGCTGCAGGCGGGCGAGACGATGCTGGTGCTGGGCGCGGCGGGTGGCGTGGGACTGGCGGCCATCGAGATCGGGAAGCGGCTGGGCGCGCGGGTGATCGCGGCGGCCAGCACGCCGGAGAAGCTGGCCATCTGCCGCGAGCATGGGGCCGACGAGACCATCGACTACAGCCGTGAGGACCTGCGCGCGCGGCTCAAGGCGCTGACCGGCGGCCAGGGGCCGGACGTGATCTACGACCCGGTGGGCGGTCCCTACGCGGAGCCGGCCTTCCGCAGCATCGGCTGGGGCGGGCGCTACCTGGTGGTGGGCTTCGCCGCCGGCGACATTCCCAGCCTGCCGCTGAATCTGGCGCTGCTCAAGGGGGCGTCGCTGGTGGGCGTGTTCTGGGGCGAGTTCGCCCGCCGCGACCCGCGCGCCAACCTGGCCAACCTGCAGACGATGCTCGGCTGGATCCGTGACGGCAGCCTGCGCCCGCTGATCTCGGCGCGCTACCCGCTGAGCGCGGTGCCGCAGGCACTGAACGACATGGCGGAGCGCCGCGTCACCGGCAAGGTCGTGATCATTCCGTAG
- the ruvB gene encoding Holliday junction branch migration DNA helicase RuvB, giving the protein MSAPETTDAALRPKTLAEYVGQVRLKEKLSVYLQAARGRKEALDHTLLFGPPGLGKTTLAHIIAHELGVNVRVTSGPAIEKPGDLAAILTNSLEEGDVLFIDEIHRLGRVAEEHLYPAMEDFKLDIVLGQGPAARTIELPLPRFTLVGATTRPGLITAPMRSRFGIIEHLEYYTAEEIGVNLLRDARLMGFGLDEEAAIEIGARSRGTMRIAKRLLRRVRDYAEVAGEPHIHLPRAHDALDKLGLDTAGLDDRDKKYLETLIHRFAGGPVGVDTLATAISEDALTLEDVYEPYLIQLGFIKRTPRGRVATAHAYDHLGLPVSGSAEQELGLGSFN; this is encoded by the coding sequence ATGTCTGCTCCCGAGACCACCGATGCCGCCCTGCGCCCCAAGACCCTGGCCGAGTATGTCGGTCAGGTGCGGCTCAAGGAGAAGCTGAGCGTTTATCTGCAGGCGGCGCGCGGCCGCAAGGAAGCGCTGGACCACACCCTGCTGTTCGGGCCTCCTGGCCTGGGCAAGACCACCCTGGCGCACATCATCGCGCACGAGCTGGGCGTGAACGTGCGCGTCACCTCCGGGCCGGCCATCGAGAAGCCGGGCGACCTGGCCGCCATCCTGACCAACAGCCTGGAAGAGGGCGACGTGCTGTTCATTGACGAGATCCACCGGCTGGGCCGGGTGGCCGAGGAGCACCTGTACCCGGCCATGGAGGACTTCAAGCTGGACATCGTGCTGGGCCAGGGACCGGCCGCCCGCACCATCGAGCTGCCGCTGCCGCGCTTCACGCTGGTGGGCGCCACCACCCGCCCGGGCCTGATCACCGCCCCCATGCGCAGCCGCTTCGGCATCATCGAGCACCTGGAGTACTACACCGCCGAGGAGATCGGCGTGAACCTGCTGCGCGACGCCCGGCTGATGGGCTTTGGCCTGGACGAGGAGGCGGCCATCGAGATCGGGGCCCGCTCGCGCGGCACCATGCGCATCGCCAAGCGGCTGCTGCGCCGCGTGCGCGACTACGCCGAGGTGGCCGGTGAGCCGCACATCCACCTGCCGCGCGCCCACGACGCCCTGGACAAGCTGGGCCTGGACACCGCCGGCCTGGACGACCGCGACAAGAAGTACCTGGAGACGCTGATTCACCGCTTCGCCGGCGGTCCGGTGGGCGTGGATACCCTGGCGACCGCCATCAGCGAGGACGCGCTGACGCTGGAGGACGTGTACGAGCCGTACCTGATCCAGCTGGGCTTCATCAAGCGCACCCCCCGGGGCCGCGTCGCCACCGCCCACGCCTATGACCACCTGGGCCTGCCGGTGTCGGGCAGCGCGGAGCAGGAACTGGGGCTCGGCAGCTTCAACTGA
- a CDS encoding SCO family protein, producing MKWLTAVLLALAAVMGGVLAWRTYGPHELHGTALERPRVISSVPLTRDDGQPQDLHNSQGRLRLVFFGYTRCPDVCPATLGMLARTYEALSPAQQARLLVQLVTVDPAFDTPAVLRRYLASFNPDFQGLTGSAGHIRAAEQALYVYAAPGDTPISMVHGDGVALVDRAGQFIRVYNNEAVARGDLGADLPTLLRE from the coding sequence ATGAAGTGGCTGACCGCAGTGCTGCTGGCGCTGGCCGCCGTGATGGGCGGGGTGCTGGCTTGGCGCACGTATGGCCCGCACGAGCTGCATGGCACAGCGCTGGAACGGCCCCGCGTCATCAGCAGCGTGCCGCTGACCCGCGACGACGGCCAGCCGCAGGACCTGCACAACAGCCAGGGTCGGCTGCGGCTGGTGTTCTTCGGGTACACCCGCTGCCCGGACGTGTGCCCGGCCACGCTGGGCATGCTGGCGCGCACCTACGAGGCGCTGAGCCCGGCGCAGCAGGCGCGGCTGCTGGTACAGCTGGTCACGGTGGACCCGGCCTTCGACACGCCGGCCGTGTTGCGCCGCTACCTTGCCAGCTTCAACCCGGACTTCCAGGGGCTGACCGGCAGCGCCGGGCACATCCGCGCCGCCGAGCAGGCGCTGTACGTGTACGCGGCACCCGGCGACACGCCCATCAGCATGGTCCACGGCGACGGCGTGGCGCTGGTGGACCGCGCCGGGCAGTTTATCCGGGTCTACAACAACGAGGCGGTGGCGCGCGGCGACCTGGGCGCCGACCTGCCCACCCTGCTGCGCGAGTAG
- a CDS encoding GntR family transcriptional regulator, with amino-acid sequence MFERPTLIRDGVYAHLREAILNGEFAPAERLGEVELTERLGVSRTPIREAIQRLTQEGLLEGLPGRGVRVRVVSAGEARDTYTVRETLDGLAASLAALAHTEQDAAQLRAALSELEAAPDDDYREQTRLDLTFHRRLTQAAHNSALNDLARDLEQRVALIKHQTRVYNQHPQTSAQHHAILAAVLARDPEAARAAAALHVRTFAGLVMGNLEAGRSDDPTTQPRRPS; translated from the coding sequence ATGTTCGAGCGACCCACCCTGATTCGTGATGGCGTGTATGCCCATCTGCGCGAGGCGATCCTGAACGGTGAGTTCGCGCCGGCGGAGCGGCTGGGCGAGGTGGAACTGACTGAGCGCCTCGGCGTGAGCCGCACCCCGATCCGTGAGGCCATTCAGCGGCTCACCCAGGAGGGCCTGCTGGAGGGCCTGCCGGGTCGGGGCGTGCGGGTGCGGGTGGTGAGCGCCGGCGAGGCCCGCGACACCTACACGGTGCGCGAGACGCTGGACGGGCTGGCCGCCTCGCTGGCGGCGCTGGCCCACACCGAGCAGGACGCCGCGCAGCTCCGGGCCGCCCTGAGCGAACTGGAAGCTGCCCCCGACGACGACTACCGCGAGCAGACCCGCCTGGACCTGACCTTTCACCGCCGCCTGACCCAGGCGGCCCACAACAGCGCCCTGAACGACCTGGCGCGCGATCTGGAGCAGCGGGTGGCGCTGATCAAGCATCAGACGCGTGTCTACAACCAGCACCCGCAGACCAGCGCGCAGCACCACGCGATTCTGGCGGCGGTGCTGGCCCGCGACCCGGAGGCGGCCCGCGCCGCCGCTGCCCTGCACGTCCGGACCTTCGCCGGTCTGGTGATGGGCAACCTGGAAGCCGGCCGCAGCGATGACCCCACCACTCAGCCAAGGAGACCCTCATGA
- a CDS encoding proline dehydrogenase family protein yields MIDRIYRSTVLGVAGRKPIEQLVRTRAWGVAQRFVAGEESSTAIAAVQELAQDGILGNLDLLGEFVSSPETANTFAEQVLALQTQAAAAGIRPYVSVKLSSVGQGQTVEGADLGLTNARRIVGQAKRLGGFVCLDMEDHPRVDQTLEQFRVLVNEFGHDTVGTVLQSYLYRSEADRASLDDLQPNLRIVKGAYLEPASVAMPDKADVDASYRRLVYAHLKAGNYTNVASHDESIIQDVKHFVLAHGIPKTQFEFQMLYGIRRDLQRELAQQGYTVRAYIPYGRDWYAYFSRRIAERPANVMFVLRGMLKG; encoded by the coding sequence ATGATTGACCGTATCTACCGTTCCACCGTGCTCGGCGTGGCCGGGCGCAAGCCGATTGAACAGCTGGTCCGCACCCGGGCCTGGGGAGTGGCACAGCGCTTCGTGGCCGGCGAGGAGAGCAGCACCGCCATCGCTGCCGTGCAGGAGCTGGCCCAGGACGGCATCCTGGGGAATCTGGACCTGCTGGGCGAGTTCGTGAGCAGCCCCGAGACGGCCAACACGTTCGCAGAGCAGGTGCTGGCGCTCCAGACGCAGGCGGCGGCAGCCGGCATCCGGCCCTACGTCTCGGTGAAGCTGAGCAGCGTGGGCCAGGGGCAGACGGTGGAAGGCGCCGACCTGGGCCTCACCAATGCCCGCCGCATCGTGGGTCAGGCGAAGCGCCTGGGCGGCTTCGTGTGCCTGGACATGGAGGACCATCCGCGGGTGGACCAGACGCTGGAGCAGTTCCGGGTGCTGGTCAATGAGTTCGGACACGACACGGTGGGCACCGTGCTGCAGAGCTACCTCTACCGCTCCGAGGCAGACCGGGCCAGCCTGGACGACCTGCAGCCGAACCTGCGGATCGTCAAGGGGGCCTACCTGGAGCCGGCCAGCGTCGCCATGCCCGATAAGGCGGACGTGGACGCCAGCTACCGCCGGCTGGTGTACGCGCACCTGAAGGCCGGCAACTACACCAACGTGGCCAGCCACGACGAGAGCATCATCCAGGACGTCAAGCACTTCGTGCTGGCCCACGGCATTCCCAAGACGCAGTTCGAGTTCCAGATGCTCTACGGCATCCGCCGCGACCTGCAGCGCGAACTGGCGCAGCAGGGCTACACCGTGCGGGCCTACATCCCGTATGGCCGCGACTGGTACGCCTACTTCAGCCGCCGCATCGCCGAGCGCCCCGCCAACGTGATGTTCGTGCTGCGCGGCATGCTCAAGGGCTGA
- the pruA gene encoding L-glutamate gamma-semialdehyde dehydrogenase, which produces MLKIEQYRPQDFTDFTRPENVEAYKVALSKVRSELLGKHYPLIIDGQERDTPQRIESLNPCDTREVVGSTAQATIQDAEDALQGAWAAWPEWKRWTMDARARVLLKAAAILKRRRLEACALMSIEVGKNYAEADVEVAEAIDFLEYYAREAMKYEGFGAAETTWYAGEENGLMYLPLGVGVSISPWNFPCAIFVGMLAAPLVVGNCVIAKPAEDSGMIAGFMVDILREAGLPAGVLQFLPGVGEEVGEYLVQHPKMRFITFTGSRGVGLHINEVAAKPKPGQRWIKRVIMELGGKDALIVDETADLDVAVTAAVQGAFGFNGQKCSAMSRLIVVDAVYDEVVSRFVERAEALKIGTGEENANVTAVVNQESFDKIASYIEIGKGEGKLLTGGELKGEQGYYVTPTIFGDVDSQARIAQEEIFGPVVTVLRARDWAHALEIANSTEYGLTGGVCSRSRERLEQARAEFEVGNLYFNRKITGAIVGVQPFGGYNMSGTDSKAGGPEYLGNFMQLKAVTERF; this is translated from the coding sequence ATGCTGAAAATTGAACAGTACCGCCCGCAGGACTTCACCGATTTCACCCGCCCCGAGAATGTCGAGGCTTACAAGGTCGCGCTCAGCAAGGTGCGGTCGGAGCTGCTCGGCAAGCACTATCCGCTGATCATTGACGGGCAGGAGCGCGACACTCCGCAGCGCATCGAGAGCCTGAACCCCTGCGACACCCGGGAAGTGGTCGGCAGTACCGCCCAGGCCACCATCCAGGACGCCGAGGACGCGCTGCAGGGCGCCTGGGCCGCGTGGCCCGAGTGGAAGCGCTGGACCATGGACGCCCGCGCCCGCGTGTTGCTGAAGGCTGCCGCCATCCTGAAGCGCCGCCGGCTGGAAGCGTGCGCCCTGATGAGCATCGAGGTGGGCAAGAACTACGCCGAGGCCGACGTGGAGGTGGCGGAGGCCATTGATTTCCTGGAGTACTACGCCCGCGAGGCGATGAAGTACGAGGGCTTCGGGGCCGCCGAGACCACCTGGTACGCCGGCGAGGAGAACGGCCTGATGTACCTGCCGCTCGGTGTGGGCGTCAGCATCTCGCCGTGGAACTTCCCGTGCGCCATCTTCGTGGGCATGCTGGCTGCGCCGCTGGTGGTGGGCAACTGCGTGATCGCCAAGCCGGCCGAGGACAGCGGCATGATCGCCGGCTTCATGGTGGACATCCTGCGCGAGGCGGGGCTGCCGGCCGGCGTGCTGCAGTTCCTGCCGGGTGTGGGCGAGGAGGTGGGCGAGTATCTGGTGCAGCACCCGAAGATGCGCTTCATCACCTTCACCGGCAGCCGCGGCGTGGGCCTGCACATCAACGAGGTGGCGGCCAAGCCCAAGCCGGGTCAGCGTTGGATCAAGCGCGTGATCATGGAGCTGGGCGGCAAGGACGCGCTGATCGTAGACGAGACGGCTGACCTGGACGTGGCCGTGACCGCCGCCGTGCAGGGGGCCTTCGGGTTCAACGGCCAGAAGTGCAGCGCCATGAGCCGCCTGATCGTGGTGGACGCCGTGTATGACGAGGTGGTGAGCCGCTTCGTGGAGCGCGCCGAGGCGCTGAAGATCGGCACCGGCGAGGAGAACGCCAACGTGACAGCGGTGGTGAACCAGGAGAGCTTCGACAAGATCGCCAGCTACATCGAGATCGGCAAGGGCGAGGGCAAGCTGCTGACCGGCGGCGAGCTGAAGGGCGAGCAGGGGTACTACGTGACGCCCACCATCTTCGGGGATGTGGACAGCCAGGCCCGAATTGCCCAGGAGGAGATCTTCGGGCCGGTGGTGACGGTGCTGCGCGCCCGCGACTGGGCGCACGCGCTGGAGATCGCCAACAGCACCGAGTACGGGCTGACCGGCGGGGTGTGCAGCCGCAGCCGTGAGCGGCTGGAGCAGGCCCGCGCCGAGTTCGAGGTGGGCAACCTCTACTTCAACCGCAAGATCACCGGGGCCATCGTGGGCGTGCAGCCGTTCGGCGGCTACAACATGAGTGGCACCGACAGCAAGGCGGGCGGCCCTGAGTACCTGGGCAACTTCATGCAGCTCAAGGCGGTCACCGAGCGCTTCTGA